TTGGCGCGGACGGCGTCGCCCCGACCGGCACTGCGCGGAGAATCGAGGGGCACCCCGGCTGTGCCGGGGGGCCCCGACAGGGCCCCCCACGCCCCCCCGTCGCTCGGGGCGACCCGGGAAGCCCGGGCCGCCCCTCGATCGCTCGACCGTATCCGCGACAAGGTCCTCCACGGCAAGCGACTCGATCGCGAGGAGGGGCGCTTTCTCCTGGCCGAGGCGCCCCTGCTCGAGGTGGGCGCGATGGCGAACGACGTCCGCTTCGCGCGCATCCCCGACAAGGTCGTGACGTTCGTCATCGACTCGAATCCGAATTACACGAACGTCTGCGTGACCGACTGTCAGTTCTGCGCCTTCTACCGGAAGCCCGGCGACCCGGAGGCGTGGACGCTCACCGTCGAGGAGGTGCTGGCCAAGGTCGAGTCGGCGGCGGCGCAGGGCGCCACCACGGTGCTCCTCCAGGGCGGCCACAACCCGGAGCTTCCCCTCGACTACTACCTCTCGATCGTGCGCGAGACGCGGCAGCGCTTCCCCCAGGTCACCCCCCACTTCTTCACGGCCTCGGAGATCCAGACGGTGGGACAGGTGGCGTCGCTGACGGTGGGCGACGTGCTCGACCGGCTCTGGGAGGCCGGGCAGCGCACCCTGCCCGGTGGCGGGGCCGAGGTCCTCTCCGAGCGCGTCCGCAAGCGGATCGCGCCGAAGAAGGGCGGGCCGGCGGCGTGGCTCGAGGTCCACCGCGAGGCGCATCGCCGGGGGTTCAAGAGCACGGCCACGATGATGTACGGGCACGTGGAGGGAGTCGACGACCTGCTCGACCATTTCGACGCCATCCGCGAGCTGCAAGATGTCTTCGGAGGGTTCACGGCGTTCGTGCCGTGGTCGTTCAAGCCCGGCAACACGCTCCTGGAGAAGTGGA
The sequence above is a segment of the Candidatus Methylomirabilota bacterium genome. Coding sequences within it:
- the mqnC gene encoding cyclic dehypoxanthinyl futalosine synthase — protein: LARTASPRPALRGESRGTPAVPGGPDRAPHAPPSLGATREARAAPRSLDRIRDKVLHGKRLDREEGRFLLAEAPLLEVGAMANDVRFARIPDKVVTFVIDSNPNYTNVCVTDCQFCAFYRKPGDPEAWTLTVEEVLAKVESAAAQGATTVLLQGGHNPELPLDYYLSIVRETRQRFPQVTPHFFTASEIQTVGQVASLTVGDVLDRLWEAGQRTLPGGGAEVLSERVRKRIAPKKGGPAAWLEVHREAHRRGFKSTATMMYGHVEGVDDLLDHFDAIRELQDVFGGFTAFVPWSFKPGNTLLEKWIKRYKGPNAYLRMLAVARLYLDNFDHIQASWFSEGKHAGQIALHFGADDWGGTLFEENVHRAADYVNTITVDEIVTLIREAGFTPAQRATTYEILRTF